A segment of the Corylus avellana chromosome ca2, CavTom2PMs-1.0 genome:
GACCATGCGTATCATGAGtatgtctacatttttgtaacAACTTAGTAATTGTTTTAATAACTgattgataagatgcatcgtatgacatggtacaccggtatgtaCAATATAAtagccatgggcttactatatagacttcattctatggtcaatgtgtgtgttgttatatgggccttgaatccaatggttgttcgtgATCAGTGCAACCTTAATAGGCAATCACTACAGGAcagacatcattagtagtgtgggccactcGAGATCGGACTCGGTCAGACTGTTAGTGTTATGAACGGTAGTGTACAATGGTtcgggcaccggcattgtattacaggtccctcgggacagtgccagccctgctgagaaggggtaatatctcgagtagaccatatatgagAGTTATGActtataaaacattagttttttctgcattaaaatacttaggcgattgcagCCTAGAGTACACCACATTTTATCAAACCAAACGATATTTTCAAGGTGTATTAtcggagacaacacctcttttcaaTGTTTATCAAACCTGGAGGTTTATTTCTATTTAATAATAGtgagctcatgtcatacctaattgtgaggtttacttactgaGTTGTTAGACTTAAgctgttattactcttatagggagcTTGTTACTAGAACTCAGGAGTGGCACAGTTGCCACTACAGCTTTATCTTAAGATTCTTCATAGTGTTATCAGGTTTGTCTTTTATCATTAATTAGTTGCTCAATGTCTTTATTTTGAGGAATATGCTTATACTGTAGTGTTTATAgtttttctcagatttatttctcATTCCTATCCATTAACTCTGATAGTGCGTAGAGGGGTGGTTCCCTATTTAGCCACGAGTTGGTTAAAATGAGGTAACTGCCAGTAACCCTGCCAAGTTGGCCAATGTCAATTCTGGGGGCGTTACaggattaaaatttaaatattagagataagcATTATCATTAAAGTAGTTTATTCtacttagtcttttattttcaatatgCATTATAATTGGCTATTTAAAGACTtcaagctcattaataaataaagcaGAATTAATCATAAACATTGTGTTTGAAAATGGTTTTAGGTGttctaaaaaaatctaaaaggttCAGCTTCCCTTAGAATCTAAGTGCACTAGCAATAGATACCCTATATGTCATTCCCTTctttatgtttaggaaaaatttcaaaaaaataacaaaaacctactcacatcagattccctacatttaaccaaccctTAAGGATTGCTATAGTATTTCtcaatgtgtagggaaccaaaagtggttccctatacattattttaatataaacatttctctttcctctctcatctttcatctttatgtttttaattaaaaattgtgttgagattttgtgaaaaaaagtgAAGGTAGGTAAATAacttgtaaataaataatattttaatggtatatgaAAATGTAAGGAAAGCTATTGTGAAATAGCTTAAGGAAGCTGTTACTAGTGCTCTTACTAGATTCCCTTAGAACCTAACATCTATCCCGTTATGTGCAAAATCATTTCCATAACAGAAGCTGCTTactatattattatattaatatggCATCTTGAAAGAAAGTTTATGATATGAAATAATAGGAACCTTTAACATTTTGCTGACATTGCTGCCACCAAATACCTTGTGCACATTAGCAAACTTTTGGTGTTCGTTGCTGGAAAATACGGGGAAAAAACACTACCCTCACCACTCCTCCTCATAAGCTTGGATGCTGCGCATGGTGAAGGAGCACCTTGTTTTCAGACCAGTTTTCCTTGGTCTCTAACCCTTAAGTTTCTTACCCTCatctttatttttagtttcttaccctcatctttatttttaggacCCTTAAGTTTCTTACCCTTAtctttaaatttatctcttcctatcggcttaagcttttggggtaactgatgatttaatatggtatcagagccaaaaatTAACTCTGTTATTTTACtccctatttcaattaaatatttcacgtatcaAACCtcacctaaaaaaattaaaaaaaaaattaaaaaaaaaaaaagaaaaaggtttgaACCTACACGTGAGGGGTGTTAAAGTAAtagttaagtaattaaatttacctattccaatcagcttaagcttttgaaacaaTTTGTGGTTTAACAggaaaaagttcaaaaattctaGGGGTTGCCAGGGTCCCATGTTATAACCCATCTTTACAACATGAGTCTTGTCCCTGATACTGatagtaacactattcaaacATCACTAAacataactattttattttatgaatacaTCACTATTGAAGTCGCTTTAGAAGTTCAACATTTCCGGTATATTACAACCTACccaaaataacaacaataagAGGTTTTTCATCTGGATTTTCTAGCAACCGATGGAAGTTGTAAAATGCTATGGTAGATGCCAAACTCAATACCTTTCTGTTGATGGTTTGTAGAATTTGTTGTACAACAATTTGTTATTCTTcagatctttcttttttctttatcctGTTGCTCTGATACAACGGGAAGAAAACGTTCATAGGATGTATCGGAAAAGGTGAAAATACGATGGAGGGGGCacagaaattttttcttttaaaaaaaacacataaaaactAATTCATGGTGAAGAGAGTTGCATTGTTTATAAAGTTCTCACCTGTGTGGAGGGTGATCACACCTAATTCATCAGAATTATCCTACCAAAACTTGTCATTCTTGTTCTTTCCACGTTCTGTTTGATTCACCAGCTTTCTAAAGTATTACAGCATCATGCCAAGCTACGGAGAGACAAGAGAGAACATAAAACCTGTTGTGTTTTATTAAAGAGGAAGTCTCTTTTATTTAAGGTTGGTACTCCAGGCTCcagcatatatatacatatcgCACACgcacatatacatacatatcATACATATACGTACCCCGCTATCTACTAAAAACTAGCCTTCCATCAAACACCTCCGATCcatcgattaaaaaaaaaaaacctcttcaCTCAAAAGCACGACCGCCACGACCACCTTCCTCTTGCTGTTTGTTTGGTCCTGGGAAGAAGAACGCCTGGTCTTGGTTCTTGAAGATCCTTTCCACCTCTCTCGATGGCAAGTTAAAGGCCAGCTCTTTCGCCTCCCTCTCAAACTCATTCACAATGTTCCCTTTCCCTAAATCACATCAACACCATTAATCCACCacaatatgagagagagagaagaataatatcttataatatatattaaattattccAATTTGCTTGATTTTTTGAACAcccaattaaatattttgcgGTGATTTAAGAGATACCTGCGAGAGGGAACCTAGAGTTGCCATGGGCGTTGACCTCGAAGCAGAGGACCTGCAGGTTATTATTCTGGGAAGCAATAACTGCAACCGGATGGCCAGCCGGAGCTACAAACACCACGCCGCGTCTCAAGCGTGCGCTAATCTTCTGGTAGCTtccagaggaagaagaaagatgggGACAAGCCATTTCAAAGAACCCTTCACCTTCAACTACAACAGAGATCTTTGTTGCCCTCGAGTTGTAGTAGGGACCAGCCATAGATCcctgtatatatatttcaaaattcacaacaaaaatgagaaaagaaacaacttggaagaagaagaagaagaagaagaagaagaaagaagagattttgatttactttggttATGTTAGCGAAGGAGACCATGAGGTCAAGGTCTTGTAGCTGCTTGTGATCGTCAGGATGAGCTTCGTAGAGACGACCAAATTGGTTCGATTGAGAAGGGTGTTTGTGGAGAAGATTGATCGGACCGCTTGATTCGCCTCCAAAAGGCCAAATGCGAGGGGGGCCTTCCTCGTGTTGGCTCAAGGCCCTGATTTGCTCTCTTGATGCCTTCACAATGCTTCCTTTACTCTGTTCCCCAAACACCTTCTCCAGCTGCTCCCTTCGCACCTTCAAAGCCGCCTCAAGAACCTCCCAGCTGAACGCCCTGTAAAACGATTCTGGGTCTTCCCCACCAGCCCCATAGAATGCCTGCAAcatcattttttccatttttattttgctttattttgttggaaatgaaaaaggtacacacattaattattttacctCAAAATGGCCAGGAGCAGAGACGGGTTGCAGGATTTTGACAATAAAGAGCTTCTCATTCTCATCCCTGTTGATCATATAAACAGGTGTCCCTGCTGGAATCCTTATGATGTCTCCATGTTCCACGTTAAagctctctcttttctcctccCTCACCATTGTAATCGTTGCTCGCCCTGCtcatataatataaaacaaataagcAAAAAGAAGACAACAAAAAATGGTGGAAAAGAAAATTACGTACCCTTGGCAACAAAGAGAACAAGTTCAGCATCGAAATGGGCTGGAGAAATGAACGTGTGAGGATTTGCTTCCAGAATCGCCAACCGAAAATTCTCAATCCCACTCAGCAATCTCGACCTCTTTGTGAAATTCTCAAGCACCTGCACTCTGCCTTCCTCTGTTTTAACTCTGGATTCAAAATGCTCATCTTGAAAAACATAAGGATTTTCCTCCTGCTCCTCCCCATAACTTTCCTCGCTACTATTGCCCTCCTCTTGTTGCCTTTCCCGCGCTTTTTCCTCACAAATCTGCTTGCAATCTCTCCTCTGTTGCTCATCGAACTGCCTTTCGTCCCTGCACTTGTGCTTGCATTTTTTGAGCTCCGGGTCCTCCTTGGGAAGAGCTAAAGCAGCAGTTacaaaaaggagagagaaaagtagGAGAGGTAAAGGAAGCTTAGCTTTGAGCGCCATAGTTGCGAAGATTTGT
Coding sequences within it:
- the LOC132168697 gene encoding vicilin Cor a 11.0101, with protein sequence MALKAKLPLPLLLFSLLFVTAALALPKEDPELKKCKHKCRDERQFDEQQRRDCKQICEEKARERQQEEGNSSEESYGEEQEENPYVFQDEHFESRVKTEEGRVQVLENFTKRSRLLSGIENFRLAILEANPHTFISPAHFDAELVLFVAKGRATITMVREEKRESFNVEHGDIIRIPAGTPVYMINRDENEKLFIVKILQPVSAPGHFEAFYGAGGEDPESFYRAFSWEVLEAALKVRREQLEKVFGEQSKGSIVKASREQIRALSQHEEGPPRIWPFGGESSGPINLLHKHPSQSNQFGRLYEAHPDDHKQLQDLDLMVSFANITKGSMAGPYYNSRATKISVVVEGEGFFEMACPHLSSSSGSYQKISARLRRGVVFVAPAGHPVAVIASQNNNLQVLCFEVNAHGNSRFPLAGKGNIVNEFEREAKELAFNLPSREVERIFKNQDQAFFFPGPNKQQEEGGRGGRAFE